The proteins below are encoded in one region of Castor canadensis chromosome 6, mCasCan1.hap1v2, whole genome shotgun sequence:
- the Reep2 gene encoding receptor expression-enhancing protein 2 isoform X2 translates to MVSWIISRLVVLIFGTLYPAYSSYKAVKTKNVKEYVKWMMYWIVFAFFTTAETLTDIILSWFPFYFELKIAFVIWLLSPYTKGSSVLYRKFVHPTLSNKEKEIDEYITQARDKSYETMMRVGKRGLNLAANAAVTAAAKGVLSEKLRSFSMQDLTLIRDEDALPLQGTDSRLRPGPGGLLDTIEDLGDESALSLRSSTNQADPRTETSEDDMGDKAPKRTKSIKKVPKAEPLASKTLKARPKKKSSAGGDSA, encoded by the exons ATGGTGTCCTGGATCATCTCTCGCCTGGTGGT GCTCATCTTTGGCACCCTATATCCAGCCTATTCTTCCTACAAGGCCGTGAAGACCAAAAACGTGAAGGAATAT GTGAAATGGATGATGTACTGGATCGTCTTTGCCTTCTTCACCACGGCTGAGACACTTACCGATATCATACTGTCCTG GTTCCCCTTCTACTTTGAGCTCAAGATCGCTTTTGTGATATGGCTGCTGTCCCCTTACACCAAAGGTTCCAGTGTGCTCTACCGCAAGTTTGTGCACCCAACACTGTCCAACAAGGAGAAG GAAATTGATGAGTACATCACGCAAGCCCGAGACAAGAGTTATGAGACCATGATGAGGGTGGGCAAGAGGGGCCTGAACCTGGCTGCCAATGCCGCGGTCACAGCTGCTGCCAAG GGGGTGCTGTCAGAGAAACTCCGGAGCTTCAGCATGCAGGACCTGACCCTCATCCGGGATGAGGATGCATTGCCTCTGCAGGGGACTGATAGCCGCCTCCGACCTGGCCCTGGTGGCCTCCTAGACACCATTGAGGActtag GAGATGAGTCTGCCCTAAGTTTAAGGTCTAGCACAAACCAGGCAGATCCCCGGACAGAAACCTCAGAGGATGACATGGGAGACAAGGCCCCCAAGAGGACCAAATCCATCAAAAAGGTGCCCAAAGCTGAG CCACTGGCTTCCAAGACACTGAAGGCCCGGCCCAAGAAGAAGAGCTCTGCTGGGGGTGACTCAGCTTGA
- the Reep2 gene encoding receptor expression-enhancing protein 2 isoform X1 — translation MVSWIISRLVVLIFGTLYPAYSSYKAVKTKNVKEYVKWMMYWIVFAFFTTAETLTDIILSWFPFYFELKIAFVIWLLSPYTKGSSVLYRKFVHPTLSNKEKEIDEYITQARDKSYETMMRVGKRGLNLAANAAVTAAAKGQGVLSEKLRSFSMQDLTLIRDEDALPLQGTDSRLRPGPGGLLDTIEDLGDESALSLRSSTNQADPRTETSEDDMGDKAPKRTKSIKKVPKAEPLASKTLKARPKKKSSAGGDSA, via the exons ATGGTGTCCTGGATCATCTCTCGCCTGGTGGT GCTCATCTTTGGCACCCTATATCCAGCCTATTCTTCCTACAAGGCCGTGAAGACCAAAAACGTGAAGGAATAT GTGAAATGGATGATGTACTGGATCGTCTTTGCCTTCTTCACCACGGCTGAGACACTTACCGATATCATACTGTCCTG GTTCCCCTTCTACTTTGAGCTCAAGATCGCTTTTGTGATATGGCTGCTGTCCCCTTACACCAAAGGTTCCAGTGTGCTCTACCGCAAGTTTGTGCACCCAACACTGTCCAACAAGGAGAAG GAAATTGATGAGTACATCACGCAAGCCCGAGACAAGAGTTATGAGACCATGATGAGGGTGGGCAAGAGGGGCCTGAACCTGGCTGCCAATGCCGCGGTCACAGCTGCTGCCAAG GGCCAGGGGGTGCTGTCAGAGAAACTCCGGAGCTTCAGCATGCAGGACCTGACCCTCATCCGGGATGAGGATGCATTGCCTCTGCAGGGGACTGATAGCCGCCTCCGACCTGGCCCTGGTGGCCTCCTAGACACCATTGAGGActtag GAGATGAGTCTGCCCTAAGTTTAAGGTCTAGCACAAACCAGGCAGATCCCCGGACAGAAACCTCAGAGGATGACATGGGAGACAAGGCCCCCAAGAGGACCAAATCCATCAAAAAGGTGCCCAAAGCTGAG CCACTGGCTTCCAAGACACTGAAGGCCCGGCCCAAGAAGAAGAGCTCTGCTGGGGGTGACTCAGCTTGA